The genomic DNA CTCACGATTTCTACTCATCGTCGCTGAAACCCTCCCTCACCGCAGCTTCCCACGTTGCACCCTCCCTTGTCGCACCTTCCCAGCTCCCTCCCTTATCGCCAAAACTCTCCCTCGTAGACTCGCAGTTGCCACACCCTCCCTCGCCGCCGCTGCGCCTTCTCTCTCGTTGCCGAAACGACGAAACCCTCCCTGGACCAGGGACGACTTTGCCTCTCACAAAGGCGCCCTCCATCGGCGAGACAAGCCATCTCTAGCCCTCCATTGGGGATCCCACTGTGTCCTAGGTTTTgttttccttcttatttctctgtgATCTTACCTTCTCAAAGGTGTAAGGTGTGTTTTATtcattcaaattattttaaaatgcgtTGGACAGAAAAGTGAGACCCCTGCGCTCCCTTTGGTTGCTTGCCCCTGCCTCTGTATCGGTTGTTGCATTGTTTGCGCTTGGCTTCTGAGTTCCATTCCTTTTATTGATCTCATGAGGAGTGACTCACCCCTCACCGATTGATGCTAGCTTTGTGCTCATTTGCCCGTTCCACTGTTCTACATTCTTTGTCGCCTTTTGTATTTCCTGAACTAGTTTCAAGCTTTGCCCCCCTCCCCCCGCGACGAAACTCCCTAACCGGTATACACTTGtgcctttctttttcttattaatCATGTTTTATTCCTGCATAAATTGGAATTTCTGCTCCATTCATTTTTAGGTCTTAATCCGCCCTAACATAattaatcatgttttatttttacataaattagaaatttctgctCCATTCATTTTTAGGTCTTAATTGGCCCTAACATGATTAATCATGTTTTATTTATGCACAAATTGGTATTTTTCTTATTAGACTGATAAATTTGGGTTCTGTGAGGATGAATATTATTTGTTTCCTAATGTTTGAGTGTTCTCGTAGTCATCATAGTCATGTTTAGCTTTATCTTTGCAAAATGCTCCAAAATACTAGCAGTGCTAATTGATAAAAGATATTTATGGAGTAATAGGCAAGTCTAAAACATGCCTATATTGgagtataattttataaatttcaaaatactCATATTCATAAATTGGAAAAATATTTCTAAACATGCTTATATTGTTGTGAGATAGTTGGTAGTTTCAccataaaaaatatcaattatttcACTATTATCTTTTTTTGGAACCTTAATTGAATATAATAGTTATGATTTTTTATAAACTTGCATGATATCTATGTAAAGTCTTATATAAGTGGATTTTGAATAGAAAATTCTTCGAATCAAGTTTTATGGTTATTTGTTTATACTATTGTTCATAATTATATATCAtcatgaaaatttaaaaatttacagcatttttaatttttgttattgcATGGATTGTTACataaaatttaattcatttataccGAGTTTTTACTTATTTAGGATAAAAAGATTTAATTCTTAATTACTCCATTGAATATATTGTTTAAGTTACTCAAACTCAAAGTGAATATATTTACGATAGGTCTTCATGGTGTTCTCTTCATTCTTCTAGATTCCTATGCTGATGTTGAAAATAAAGATTATAGAGGTAAACTAACTAGGCTACACTTCTTTATTATTTCTCAGTTTGGTGTCAGGATTTTGTATTAAATTACTATGCTTATCTTTTTACATTCTTGagttaaaattttctccattgtCAATGTTCTTTTGCTAAGAATTTTAAGTGATTGTTCTTTGAAAACACCTCTTGTCTTCTGAATGAAATTGATTATAAATAGAATTATTAATGTGGGATAATTTAATAGTATAGGAATAGGAAAAAAATTATATTCATAGTTTTGGAATTGATGtctcatttttatttctaggttagaattacataaatttatacataaataaaaaaaggaaCCGTTATCATAAGATACATAAGCTTCTTACAACTAAAAAGTTTTCTCattctatttttggaaataaaattttatagattaaaataattattaattaagttgatgGAAGGATAAAATTGGGGCATACTTAATAATTTCACCCGGGGCATTTCAACAACCACGATCGGCTCTGGCTATGGGGCCAGCGAACGTTAGAAGCGGCTTGGTcatagaagagagagagagagagagagagagagagagagagagagagagggccgACGAGCCACTAACAACGTCGTCGACCTCTTCGTCATGAGAAAGAGTAGAGGAGAGGGAGGCGGTGTCGGAAGCGGCATGGGGTGGCGACTTGTGTGAACGGGAGAGAGGAGGCGACCGCTCGCGGGAGAGGAAGCGGCTGCGAGGGGGAGTCAGTGGCATTTGCGTGGAAAGGGTGGGCGACACTGGCAGCTAGAGCGAAAACGAAGAGCCCCCTTCTCCTTTTCGTGGATCGTGCCCTAAATCAAAGGCTATAGTAAAATATCCAAAATGCCCCTCTTCCTCACGTGTCTTCCTCTTGTCTCACAGCATCAATTGAAAATTACATTAATTgaaaaatacaataataaaaaattacattaggGCATCCGCAACGCCTTTAACACTTGAATGTGTTAatgcttttttatttatttatattaaatctGTGCATTAATGCGTTCAAAGAATTGAACGCGTTAATGCTACAGTAACAATAAAAGTGTGCCACGTTGGCATTAACGTTTCACATTAACACCCATTGCAGAAGCCCTTAGTTGAaaagtacagtaattaaaaattacaataaataaaaaatacatatttCATCTTCCCCTAATCTCTTGACATAGATGTTCATGGATGATAAATTACTCCTCTGTCATTTGCAAAGTGTCCTTTGACAAGATTGCGTATTTCTTTAGTTCAACTTTGGCTAAGGCAATTTTTGCTTTCATCTTGGCACTGTTTACTTTCATCTCCTCAACTTTgagttgtttttcttttcatttcaactTCAGTcatatttatgcttgtatactCAGTAAACTTTGCAAACATATTGTCTAAATTTATTGTCATACCTTCAATATCAGATTTCATTttgccttttccctttctttttgttgccttcTAATCCATTGGATGAGTCTCTTTTTTCGTTTAAGTTTACATGTAGACTCGTATCTTGGTTAGATGAGGTGTTACTTACCCTTGACTCGAGGTCCTTGTCTTATTCGTGCTAACAAGGTGATCAACAGACTATGAAGTAAACATTGGATGATCTTTTATTCTCCATATATGCTCAAGATTAAATGCAATGTCATTATTTTCTTCGCGATATTTTTCATACGCAAGTCGCAATATGTCCTCATCACTATAGCCACTATGATACGCATTATAAACACTATTgtaatttgtgttgaagcgatataattttttttgtatggTATCGTGCCAGTGCGATTGTATGACACATGCAATTCTATTGGGTGTATCTAGAGGACGATTCTCATTGAGTAGCTTGCAATATGCCCCCATAATGCATCCATCTTCTGATCATTGCCAATGATTGGGTCATCGCTGATAGTAACTAACGATCTTGCTAAAACATCATTTTTAATCTTACTCCATGTCGATTTCTTTCTTCTACCCGCAGCGTCAGAATACTCCTTCTCTAAATTTGCGAGTTCAATTGAGGATTCACAGTTAGACACTTGAGTCGCTGGAACAAAAATCAGAGTAAACGGTTCATTTTCTACTGGAGATGTAAAAGACATACCAATTGTATGTAGATTAGATTGATAATTTTATGGATATAGATTATATGGATAATTCAGTAGATATAGAGAATATGGATTTAATGGGTATGGGTTATGTATATAATTTGATGGACATAGAAAATATGAATAATTTGATGGAATTTgtgaattttagaaaaaaatatttttttccgataatttttaataatttataaaatttctaaaaaaatcctTGTTTATTGTAATCCATTTTAAAGGAAAACAGGGGAAGATTCTTAGATTGATTTAGGTGTTTGAAAGATTTAATAAGATGATAAGTATTTAtaaatgaaattttattttattttattaaaactaACCGTTAACTAGTcattggttttaattttaaaaattttaatttcttttatagaaaaacatatatattaataaaaaaagaaCAAAAATGTAAGAGCAGTCAATGTGAGACTCAGCCGCTGAGGAGTTACGTGGACGTTGTTGAGCAGAGACGTGGAACCTCACGTATggataaaggaaaaaaattaaaaaaaatttcaatgaaCTCGTACGTTGAGATGAACTTGTTTACAGCTTGGGGTGCCTCAGCCTGATTCAAATATTTTCACCCATTAATTTTAACACCCACTAAACATTATAACAATCTATTAATTCTTTCAATGCCGAGGCTCTTAACCATGTATGGAGCTCAAATCCGATCCGTCATCTCTCTCTCTTTAATTCTTCTCGATGCCAACTGAGGAAAAGTCTCGAAAAGCTTCCCTGGCTTATAAAGGGCACTGTGCGAGCTGTCTTTCTGAACGAGGAGAAAACTACTTTCGATGGCCTTCAGTGTCTAGAAGCTTGTTCTGTTTCTTCCTCGTATCACTATCAATGCTCTGATCGCACTACAGTGTTGAGGTGGATATGTTTGAGAATTGAAAAGAAAGTCATGAGGTGGAGGGCCATGAGCATAGACAGAGACATTGCGGCATGTTGGGGAGATGAACCTTTCACCTTCCTCAATACTTTTGCTGTCACTTGCATTGAGAGTGTACAAACTAACGTCTTTGTTTCGACATTTTCAGAAACTGCTACTGGttaaattaattaggaaattaaaGGAAACAAGAAGAATTCTTGTTTTAGTTTATGATTCGACTAATCATGCTTTTTGATTCTAAGTCATTTAAGAGCGCATCGACACCAACTCAATaggttatttgtttttttttattgtaatcAAAATCCATTTTTTCCTTCACCAAAAAAAGAAACGGATTTGAAATCGTTTAACAAGGAAAAAGTAGAAATTATGATCTGAATTTGCAGTAGATCGATCATTTTATCATTAATTGAATCATTCTGCATTCTAATTTCTGAATTTAATTCACATAAACTACCACTCAATTGCTGTTCCTAAACCTGCAACGAGGAAACAGAGCAGAGCAGAGGAATCTGTGCCAATGATCACAATTCCATTTGCAGAGGAAGAACAGAACTGCGCGAGCTCCGACTAAACGACAACAAAGATCGCCTGAATCTTCCACCGCCGCCGACGCTGCTGCTCCCTTCGTGCGAGCTCTGCTGCAAGATCCTTTGCAGTGCCACGTGGAGCTGCATATCCCCTGAAGAATCCACCGAGAAGGACCTCCTCATGCGCTGCAAACacagctcctcctcctcctccttcctcgcaTCGATGCACTCGTCTCCTCTGCTCCCTAAAAACTCCATCTTTATTTCTTCGTCTCTTATTTCTAGAAATGCGTCATGAGGATGACTGAATTGCGGAGCCAATGCCATGGCAAGAGGAGTGATTGGAACTGGAGGCGCAGTGACGCTGGCTCTGCAGAGCGGGCAATTGGCGTTGAACTGAAGCCATGTGTCGATGCAGTCTATGTGGAAGACATGGAGGCAGCTCGGCAGCAGCCTGATCCTCTCTTGTTCTTGCAACTCGCTGAGGCAGACGGCGCACTCTGCGGCACCTACGCTTAGCTGTCGGTAACGAAACGTCGGAATTGCCCGAATGGCGGACTCGGCGAGCCCGCGTTGCTCGGAGGTGGATGAGAGGGAAACAGAGTGCCGGCGGCCGGAGGAGTGGTGTGCGTTAAGCCAGCATTTTATCACGAAGACGTAGTAgctgaggaggaggaagaaggtggcGAGGATTCCGGCGATGGATATGGTGACGATGGGTAGGCCGGCGATGGGCGGCGGCGTTGGCGATGACGACGACGGAGAAAACTTCATCTGGGACATGTGGAATACTTGAGAACTCACTTGGAAGTACTCCAATTGAGCTATCTAGGACTAAAACTTAATAGATtagtatgaaaaaaaaattgtaatatagataaaaaaaagaagaatTCCGTATGGAAATCGATGGGAGCGACAATGTCAGAGTTCAAGTGGATTCTTGAAGGTGTGGAGGATGAAGAAGGATTACACCTCGAGTGCAGACTTCAAATGAAGAGTGTTGAAGTAAATGAATAAGAAAGTTGGATGGTTGGATTACACTCTTTCAGACTGCTCTTGATCTGTAgatctttttgtttgtttgtttgtttgtttggtaTAATTTATAGATCTATTGAGCAGTAAAAATAAATCTGGAAAAAACTTCGCAGTATTAACCCGTACCTTCATCCAAGTCAAGAATGTAGATACCAAATGAGCAGCGTTCAATGGCCAGTTCATAAACAGTACAGTGAAGAAggcaattctagggttctaa from Zingiber officinale cultivar Zhangliang chromosome 4A, Zo_v1.1, whole genome shotgun sequence includes the following:
- the LOC121972252 gene encoding RING-H2 finger protein ATL1-like, whose product is MKFSPSSSSPTPPPIAGLPIVTISIAGILATFFLLLSYYVFVIKCWLNAHHSSGRRHSVSLSSTSEQRGLAESAIRAIPTFRYRQLSVGAAECAVCLSELQEQERIRLLPSCLHVFHIDCIDTWLQFNANCPLCRASVTAPPVPITPLAMALAPQFSHPHDAFLEIRDEEIKMEFLGSRGDECIDARKEEEEELCLQRMRRSFSVDSSGDMQLHVALQRILQQSSHEGSSSVGGGGRFRRSLLSFSRSSRSSVLPLQMEL